A window from Microbacterium ginsengiterrae encodes these proteins:
- a CDS encoding ABC transporter substrate-binding protein, which translates to MSSSFRTPLIAFGAVALLAVTGCSGGNSANGGGGDSAESLVIDTAFSIETADPGHSYDPTGNMLAKALYETLVDFEGSDVSTPVPGLASWEQNDDATEFTFTLEDGRVFSDGSPIEAKDVVFSLQRIQGMVEAKPNFLLTGVTIEEVDDKTILFTTEAPMLQLPAILANPALGILNSDVVIENGGTTDGTDTAQAFLDSESAGSGPFVLDTLDLSSQIVLSRSDEYNGDEESAYGRVVIRNVTESATQLANLKGGDTMVALDLNGDQVATLGDDVNVDSVASAQTIFLLLNQSTEVAGDLANVKLAEAIRYAIDYDSLLELAGAGSVEATGVIPPAFEGALDAGVEQDLDRSAAALAEAGYDGQTLKLQFPNDYPVGGVEFTPLAERVQAQLEDAGIAVELAPAPFATELDSYVNGTEGFGLWFWGPDYADSANFLPFAPGLKVGLRAGWVAEANPEIAALAADAAQATDTDERTAAFTAFAEAMQADGPFVPLIVPGRNIASAGDVTGAVYNSVWEIDLAEIAPAS; encoded by the coding sequence GTGTCCTCGTCGTTCCGCACACCTCTCATCGCCTTCGGCGCTGTCGCCCTGCTCGCCGTCACCGGGTGCTCCGGAGGCAACTCCGCGAACGGAGGCGGGGGAGACTCCGCCGAATCCCTCGTCATCGACACCGCCTTCTCGATCGAGACCGCCGACCCGGGGCACAGCTACGACCCCACAGGCAACATGCTCGCCAAGGCCCTCTACGAGACCCTCGTGGACTTCGAGGGATCCGATGTCTCGACCCCCGTTCCCGGCCTGGCGTCGTGGGAGCAGAATGACGACGCCACCGAGTTCACCTTCACGCTCGAGGACGGACGGGTCTTCTCCGACGGATCGCCGATCGAGGCGAAGGACGTCGTCTTCTCCCTCCAGCGCATCCAGGGCATGGTCGAGGCCAAGCCGAACTTCCTCCTGACCGGCGTGACCATCGAAGAGGTCGACGACAAGACGATCCTCTTCACCACCGAGGCGCCGATGCTCCAGCTCCCCGCGATCCTCGCGAACCCGGCGCTGGGCATCCTCAACTCCGACGTCGTGATCGAGAACGGCGGGACGACCGACGGGACCGACACCGCGCAGGCGTTCCTCGACAGCGAGTCCGCCGGTTCCGGACCGTTCGTCCTCGACACGCTGGACCTCTCGTCGCAGATCGTGCTGAGCCGCAGCGACGAGTACAACGGCGACGAGGAGAGCGCGTACGGCCGCGTCGTCATCCGCAACGTCACCGAGTCGGCGACCCAGCTGGCGAACCTCAAGGGCGGCGACACCATGGTCGCGCTCGACCTCAACGGTGACCAGGTCGCCACCCTCGGCGACGATGTGAACGTCGACTCCGTCGCGTCGGCGCAGACGATCTTCCTGCTGCTGAACCAGAGCACGGAGGTCGCCGGCGACCTGGCGAACGTCAAGCTGGCCGAGGCGATCCGCTACGCGATCGACTACGACTCGCTGCTGGAACTGGCCGGTGCCGGCTCCGTCGAGGCCACCGGTGTCATCCCGCCGGCATTCGAGGGTGCACTCGATGCCGGTGTCGAGCAGGACCTCGACCGCTCGGCGGCCGCGCTCGCCGAGGCCGGGTACGACGGACAGACCCTGAAGCTGCAGTTCCCCAACGACTACCCGGTCGGCGGTGTGGAGTTCACCCCGCTCGCCGAGCGCGTGCAGGCCCAGCTCGAGGATGCCGGGATCGCCGTGGAGCTGGCCCCCGCGCCGTTCGCGACCGAGCTGGACTCCTACGTCAACGGCACCGAGGGCTTCGGTCTGTGGTTCTGGGGCCCCGACTACGCCGACTCGGCGAACTTCCTCCCCTTCGCACCCGGGCTGAAGGTCGGTCTGCGCGCAGGCTGGGTCGCCGAGGCGAACCCTGAGATCGCCGCGCTCGCCGCCGATGCCGCCCAGGCCACCGACACCGACGAGCGCACGGCCGCGTTCACGGCGTTCGCCGAGGCCATGCAGGCGGACGGGCCCTTCGTTCCGCTCATCGTCCCCGGCCGCAACATCGCCTCCGCCGGCGATGTCACCGGCGCTGTCTACAACTCGGTGTGGGAGATCGACCTCGCCGAGATCGCACCCGCGAGCTGA
- a CDS encoding TetR/AcrR family transcriptional regulator, whose protein sequence is MSSVSTRTYRSELRAQQAQGTRRRIIEASAALFATKGYQATTIAAIARSAGVSAETVKAAASKAELLISAFEVTFSGSEGAASLTETEVIAGVLDLPDDTFLDTVLTQVAAANARAHALWTVLLGAALSDAVVDDALQGMLQRRAADLTQLVTVLVDRGIAAPTADVEGRAAVLSFLLSPEAYQQLVAQSGWSPARYGRWLRDAVAEELGKG, encoded by the coding sequence ATGAGTTCTGTCTCGACCCGCACCTATCGTTCCGAACTCCGCGCACAGCAGGCTCAGGGCACGCGTCGACGGATCATCGAGGCATCCGCCGCGCTGTTCGCGACGAAGGGGTACCAGGCGACGACGATCGCCGCGATCGCTCGCAGCGCCGGGGTCTCCGCCGAGACCGTGAAGGCGGCGGCGTCCAAGGCCGAGCTGCTCATCTCCGCCTTCGAAGTGACGTTCTCGGGGTCCGAGGGCGCCGCGTCCCTCACGGAGACCGAGGTCATCGCCGGCGTTCTCGACCTGCCGGACGATACGTTCCTCGACACGGTGTTGACCCAGGTCGCCGCGGCCAATGCGCGCGCGCACGCACTGTGGACCGTGCTCCTCGGTGCGGCGCTGTCGGATGCCGTCGTCGACGACGCTCTCCAGGGGATGCTGCAGCGGCGCGCGGCGGACCTCACCCAGCTCGTGACCGTACTGGTCGACCGCGGCATCGCCGCGCCGACCGCCGACGTGGAGGGGCGCGCCGCGGTGCTGTCCTTCCTGCTCTCACCCGAGGCGTACCAGCAATTGGTCGCGCAGTCCGGATGGTCCCCCGCGCGCTACGGACGCTGGCTGCGGGACGCCGTCGCCGAGGAGCTCGGCAAGGGGTGA
- a CDS encoding Lrp/AsnC family transcriptional regulator, producing the protein MATNSSKDASTDSASAGRSAPTLDDVGYRILAALRENGRLSMAALAERVGISRAGAYSRVEALVSSGVITGFSASVDPARAGLSIGAHVFVTVHPQSWPSFRERVIEMPEVEYCAVTTGEHDAMLMIRATDVGGVHHFSTGVIAQLPEVRTVVSVVILDEVVRRPFILPTDVPHRAPADAIGMTRWTPAPGAREPLPPR; encoded by the coding sequence ATGGCTACCAATTCGTCCAAGGATGCATCGACTGATTCGGCATCCGCTGGACGAAGTGCTCCCACGCTCGACGATGTCGGCTACCGCATCCTCGCCGCGCTGCGTGAGAACGGGCGTCTCTCCATGGCGGCGCTGGCCGAGCGCGTCGGCATCTCGCGCGCCGGGGCGTACTCCCGCGTGGAGGCCCTGGTGTCGAGTGGCGTGATCACCGGGTTCAGCGCATCCGTCGACCCCGCGCGAGCCGGTCTCTCCATCGGGGCGCATGTGTTCGTCACCGTGCACCCGCAGTCCTGGCCGTCGTTCCGCGAGCGCGTCATCGAGATGCCAGAGGTCGAGTACTGCGCCGTCACGACGGGCGAGCACGACGCGATGCTCATGATCCGCGCGACCGACGTCGGCGGGGTGCACCACTTCTCGACGGGGGTGATCGCGCAACTGCCCGAGGTGCGCACCGTGGTCAGCGTCGTGATCCTCGACGAGGTCGTCCGCCGACCCTTCATCCTGCCGACGGACGTGCCCCATCGTGCACCGGCGGATGCCATCGGCATGACCCGCTGGACGCCGGCGCCGGGTGCACGGGAGCCGCTTCCTCCTCGGTGA
- a CDS encoding ABC transporter permease, with protein MSALDDDTRVAARWKVRFRRPRALRTPLGIIGAVIALAWVVIAFTAQWWVPYAPNAQVLPRLQAPGIETLMGTDGNGRDIFSRLMTGATVTIPLALTLVVAALVIGTIIGATAGYFGRWVDETLMRVTDLFMAFPTVILAMVVTASLGPSLFNAVIAAVIVSWPQYARVTRSIVLSLRGQNYVVAGRLLGYSPLRSLWVDILPNIAGPVLVLATLDIGTAILLLSGLSFLGLGAQPPTAEWGSMISAAMSNFDAWWLGVFPGLAILTVVVAFNFLGDAMRDVLDPTAEIAHENQADLVGSAKGAGA; from the coding sequence ATGAGCGCCCTCGACGACGACACGCGCGTCGCGGCCCGCTGGAAGGTCCGCTTCCGCCGGCCCCGCGCCCTGCGCACACCGCTCGGCATCATCGGTGCGGTCATCGCGCTGGCATGGGTGGTCATCGCGTTCACCGCGCAGTGGTGGGTGCCGTACGCCCCCAACGCCCAGGTGCTGCCGAGACTGCAGGCGCCGGGCATCGAGACCCTGATGGGAACCGACGGCAACGGCCGCGACATCTTCTCGCGCCTGATGACGGGCGCGACCGTGACGATCCCCCTCGCGCTCACCCTCGTCGTGGCCGCCCTCGTCATCGGCACGATCATCGGGGCCACGGCGGGATACTTCGGCCGGTGGGTCGACGAGACGCTGATGCGCGTGACCGACCTGTTCATGGCGTTCCCGACCGTGATCCTCGCGATGGTGGTCACGGCATCCCTCGGCCCGTCCCTGTTCAACGCGGTCATCGCAGCGGTGATCGTGTCGTGGCCGCAGTACGCCCGCGTCACCCGCAGCATCGTCCTCAGCCTCCGCGGGCAGAACTACGTCGTCGCCGGGCGCCTGCTGGGATACTCGCCGCTGCGCAGTCTCTGGGTCGACATCCTGCCGAACATCGCGGGGCCCGTGCTCGTGCTCGCCACGCTCGACATCGGCACGGCGATCCTGCTGCTGTCCGGACTGTCGTTCCTCGGCCTCGGTGCACAGCCGCCGACGGCGGAGTGGGGTTCGATGATCTCCGCCGCCATGTCGAACTTCGACGCCTGGTGGTTGGGGGTCTTCCCCGGCCTCGCGATCCTCACCGTCGTGGTGGCGTTCAACTTCCTCGGCGATGCGATGCGCGATGTGCTCGACCCGACCGCGGAGATCGCGCACGAGAACCAGGCCGACCTCGTCGGATCCGCGAAGGGAGCGGGCGCATGA
- a CDS encoding ABC transporter permease — translation MTTETVSRRYPTRSPLVGYLLRRLGTSVLLLIGVTIVTFLLTNLVPGDPVSAALGEGAAQNPATREAFIRAHGLDQPLVVQYFIYMGNLLRGDLGVSLVTGRPVTLDLATAVPATIEIAVCAIVVSLAVSVVLGTLAAYRRGLVTDQVVRVVTLVGLSVPTFWLALVSYYFFFLQLGVAPGSGRISPSITPPPRITGFYTVDYLLNGDGVGFFDAASHLALPVMVLSLVTIGLLTRFVRTSVLEVLDSDYVRAARAKGLPGTRIVLDYVLRGAALPILTVVGVAFGALLSGTVLVESVFAWPGLGTYAYNAAANLDLTGIMGVGLVVGVIYLVINLVVDLLYGVLDPRVRIA, via the coding sequence ATGACGACGGAGACCGTCTCGCGCAGGTACCCGACCCGCTCACCGCTGGTCGGGTACCTGCTGCGTCGACTGGGCACATCGGTGCTCCTTCTGATCGGCGTCACGATCGTGACGTTCCTGCTCACCAACCTCGTCCCCGGCGACCCCGTGTCCGCCGCACTCGGCGAAGGAGCGGCGCAGAACCCGGCGACACGAGAGGCGTTCATCAGAGCGCACGGGCTGGATCAGCCCCTGGTCGTGCAGTACTTCATCTACATGGGCAATCTCCTGCGCGGAGACCTCGGCGTCTCGCTCGTCACGGGACGCCCCGTCACGCTCGACCTGGCCACCGCGGTGCCGGCGACGATCGAGATCGCGGTGTGCGCGATCGTCGTCAGCCTCGCCGTCAGCGTCGTCCTCGGCACCCTCGCCGCCTACCGCCGGGGGCTGGTCACCGACCAGGTCGTCCGCGTCGTCACCCTCGTCGGGCTGAGCGTCCCCACCTTCTGGCTCGCGCTGGTCAGCTATTACTTCTTCTTCCTGCAGTTGGGCGTCGCACCAGGGTCGGGTCGCATCTCGCCGTCGATCACACCGCCGCCGCGCATCACGGGCTTCTACACGGTGGACTATCTGCTCAACGGAGACGGCGTCGGCTTCTTCGACGCCGCCTCGCACCTCGCGCTGCCCGTGATGGTCCTGTCGCTCGTCACGATCGGGTTGCTCACCCGGTTCGTGCGCACCTCGGTCCTCGAGGTCCTCGACAGCGATTACGTCCGCGCCGCTCGCGCGAAGGGTCTTCCCGGTACGCGCATCGTGCTCGACTACGTGCTCCGCGGTGCGGCCCTCCCGATCCTCACGGTCGTCGGCGTCGCGTTCGGGGCGCTGCTCAGCGGCACCGTGCTCGTCGAGTCCGTGTTCGCCTGGCCGGGTCTCGGGACGTACGCCTACAACGCGGCGGCGAACCTCGACCTGACCGGCATCATGGGCGTCGGCCTCGTGGTCGGTGTGATCTACCTCGTCATCAATCTCGTCGTCGATCTGCTGTACGGCGTCCTGGATCCGAGAGTGAGGATCGCATGA
- a CDS encoding ABC transporter ATP-binding protein, whose translation MTSTALSIRDLHISIGRPLVHGVSLDLERGRIHGLAGESGSGKTLTSLAVLGLLPRTATTSGSILLGEDELLGMPRRALNRVRGARIAMIFQDPSSSLHPQLTVGRQLTDHMRVHLGLKGKAAEARAVELLEIVQVPRAEESLGRYPHQFSGGQRQRIAIACALACDPEVLLADEPTTALDVTVQAGILRLLRDLALERHLAVLLVTHDLGVMSAIADDVAVMKDGRIVERADRETLFAQPQHEYTRSLLAALPGSRIGSDDETASGRIEGAGDE comes from the coding sequence ATGACCTCGACGGCGCTGAGCATCCGTGATCTGCACATCTCCATCGGGCGCCCGCTCGTGCACGGGGTGTCCCTCGATCTGGAACGCGGCAGGATCCACGGTCTCGCCGGCGAATCCGGCTCGGGGAAGACCCTCACGTCCCTCGCCGTCCTCGGACTGTTGCCGCGCACGGCGACGACGTCCGGATCGATCCTCCTCGGCGAGGACGAGCTCCTCGGGATGCCGCGGCGTGCACTGAACCGTGTGCGCGGGGCCCGCATCGCGATGATCTTCCAGGACCCGTCGTCGTCCCTGCATCCGCAGCTGACCGTCGGTCGGCAGCTCACCGACCACATGCGGGTGCACCTCGGGCTCAAGGGCAAGGCGGCCGAGGCGCGGGCCGTCGAACTCCTCGAGATCGTGCAGGTGCCGCGGGCGGAAGAGTCGCTCGGCCGGTATCCGCACCAGTTCTCCGGTGGACAGCGGCAGCGCATCGCGATCGCCTGCGCGCTGGCCTGCGACCCGGAGGTGCTGCTCGCCGATGAACCCACCACGGCTCTCGACGTCACCGTGCAGGCCGGCATCCTCCGGCTGCTGCGCGATCTCGCGCTCGAGCGTCACCTCGCGGTGCTGCTGGTCACGCACGACCTCGGGGTCATGAGCGCGATCGCCGACGACGTCGCGGTGATGAAGGACGGCCGGATCGTGGAACGCGCGGATCGGGAGACGCTGTTCGCCCAACCGCAGCACGAGTACACCCGGTCGCTGCTCGCGGCGCTGCCGGGGTCGCGGATCGGCTCTGACGATGAGACCGCCTCCGGCCGGATCGAAGGGGCAGGCGATGAGTGA
- a CDS encoding glycosyltransferase has product MSTYVITCTPAHGHVLPLLQIARHLVDRGDEVRFLTSPRYAERVEASGAQFVPLPADADVDLDHADAAFPDRAGLTGPAALRFDMSNLFIRPGAAQLEAVRAELADRHIDAILSEPLFVGCALLQRVPTNERPPIVVLGIFPLGARSRDTAPFGLGVTPLSGPVGRLRNAVLRTVAERVIFGSVQKEADALARRTTGRALGGFVLDWAGLADAYVQFTVPEFEYPRSDLPASVRFAGPLTPAASDPALPEWWSDLDGSRPVVHVTQGTIANADVSQLVEPTIAALAGSDVLLVVSTGGRPVDSLPADLPANVRVSPYLPYDRLLPLTDVLVTNGGYGGVQQALAHGVPIVVAGQTEDKVEVSARVGWSGAGINLRATTVPPERVRRAVEEVLRDGRYRGNAERIGAAMRRADAKTALTSLLDELTQGWARVS; this is encoded by the coding sequence ATGTCCACTTACGTCATCACCTGCACCCCGGCGCACGGACACGTCCTGCCCCTCCTGCAGATCGCTCGGCACCTCGTCGACCGCGGCGACGAGGTGCGCTTCCTGACCAGTCCTCGGTATGCGGAGCGCGTCGAGGCGTCGGGGGCGCAGTTCGTGCCGCTCCCGGCGGACGCGGACGTCGATCTCGACCATGCGGATGCCGCGTTCCCGGACCGGGCCGGCCTCACCGGCCCCGCCGCCCTCCGCTTCGACATGAGCAATCTCTTCATCCGGCCTGGTGCCGCGCAGCTCGAGGCCGTTCGTGCGGAGCTCGCCGACCGTCATATCGACGCCATCCTGTCGGAGCCGCTGTTCGTCGGATGCGCTCTGCTGCAGCGCGTGCCGACGAACGAGCGGCCGCCGATCGTGGTGCTGGGGATCTTCCCGCTGGGGGCGCGCAGTCGCGACACCGCACCGTTCGGCCTCGGTGTCACGCCGCTGTCCGGACCGGTGGGGCGGCTGCGCAACGCGGTCCTGCGCACGGTCGCCGAACGGGTGATCTTCGGGAGCGTCCAGAAGGAGGCCGACGCGCTCGCGCGGCGCACGACGGGGCGGGCCCTCGGCGGGTTCGTGCTGGACTGGGCGGGTCTCGCCGACGCGTATGTGCAGTTCACTGTTCCGGAGTTCGAGTATCCGCGTTCGGACCTCCCGGCGAGCGTGCGATTCGCCGGGCCCCTCACGCCCGCGGCGAGCGATCCGGCTCTTCCGGAGTGGTGGTCGGATCTGGACGGCTCGCGTCCGGTCGTCCATGTCACACAGGGGACCATCGCGAACGCGGACGTCTCGCAACTGGTCGAACCGACCATCGCTGCGCTCGCCGGGTCCGACGTGCTGCTGGTCGTCTCGACGGGCGGACGTCCCGTGGACTCGTTGCCGGCCGACCTGCCCGCCAACGTGCGAGTCAGTCCATACCTGCCCTACGACCGGCTGCTGCCGCTCACCGACGTGCTCGTCACCAACGGCGGCTACGGAGGAGTGCAGCAGGCACTCGCGCACGGAGTGCCGATCGTGGTCGCAGGACAGACGGAGGACAAGGTCGAAGTGTCGGCGCGGGTCGGGTGGTCGGGGGCCGGGATCAATCTCCGGGCGACGACCGTTCCGCCCGAGCGCGTGCGGCGCGCGGTCGAGGAGGTCCTCCGGGACGGCCGCTACCGCGGGAACGCCGAGCGGATCGGCGCCGCGATGCGTCGAGCGGATGCGAAGACCGCGCTGACGAGTTTGCTCGACGAACTCACGCAGGGGTGGGCGCGGGTCAGCTGA
- a CDS encoding CCA tRNA nucleotidyltransferase: MLNMAEGLARLRALAEGSVVSAVAEAFADAGFELAVVGGPVRDALLGREVNDLDFTTNASPDEILRIVTPISSAQWDIGRAFGTIGARVRGEQVEITTYRADSYDGVTRKPTVEFGDTIDGDLVRRDFRVNAMALQVPEIKLVDPTGGVEDLVAGILRTPTDPGVSFGDDPLRMLRAARFSAQLGFEISEDTRDAITRLRETVEIVSPERIQGELVRLMQTDDPVRGIRVLVDTGLVEEFLPEVSALRLEVDEHHHHKDVYEHSLTVLRQAIELEHSRHPGEAPDVPLRIAALLHDIGKPRTRKLEPGGAVTFHHHDVVGSRMARKRLQALRFDGETTDAVTTLIELHLRFFGYAEGTWTDAAVRRYVRDAGDLLERLHILTRADVTTRNRRKAQRLASAYDDIEKRIADLREQEELDAMRPELDGNRIQEILGISPGREVGEAYRFLLDLRLDEGVLGPDVAEQRLRDWWAARG, encoded by the coding sequence ATGCTGAACATGGCCGAAGGGCTCGCACGACTGCGCGCGCTCGCTGAGGGATCGGTCGTCTCGGCGGTCGCGGAGGCGTTCGCTGACGCCGGATTCGAACTCGCCGTCGTCGGCGGACCGGTGCGCGACGCGCTGCTGGGCCGCGAGGTGAACGACCTCGACTTCACGACCAACGCGTCGCCCGATGAGATCCTGCGCATCGTCACGCCGATCTCCTCCGCCCAGTGGGACATCGGCCGGGCGTTCGGGACCATCGGCGCACGCGTCCGCGGCGAGCAGGTCGAGATCACGACCTACCGCGCCGACAGCTACGACGGCGTCACCCGCAAGCCCACCGTCGAGTTCGGCGACACGATCGACGGCGACCTCGTCCGCCGCGACTTCCGGGTGAACGCCATGGCGCTGCAGGTGCCGGAGATCAAGCTCGTGGACCCGACCGGCGGCGTCGAGGATCTCGTCGCCGGGATCCTGCGCACTCCGACCGACCCCGGCGTCAGCTTCGGCGACGACCCGCTGCGGATGCTCCGCGCGGCGCGCTTCAGTGCGCAGCTGGGTTTCGAGATCTCGGAGGACACGCGCGACGCCATCACGCGGCTGCGTGAGACCGTCGAGATCGTCAGCCCAGAGCGGATCCAGGGTGAGCTCGTGCGCCTCATGCAGACGGACGACCCCGTGCGCGGCATCCGTGTCCTCGTCGACACCGGGCTCGTCGAGGAGTTCCTGCCGGAGGTGAGCGCCCTCCGCCTGGAGGTGGACGAGCACCACCACCACAAGGACGTCTACGAGCACTCGCTCACCGTGCTGCGGCAGGCGATCGAGCTCGAGCACTCCCGGCACCCCGGCGAGGCTCCCGATGTGCCGCTGCGCATCGCCGCGCTGCTGCATGACATCGGCAAGCCGCGCACCCGCAAGCTCGAACCAGGTGGCGCGGTGACGTTCCATCACCACGACGTGGTCGGGTCGCGCATGGCGCGCAAGCGCCTGCAGGCGCTGCGCTTCGACGGTGAGACGACGGATGCCGTGACCACGCTGATCGAGCTCCATCTGCGCTTCTTCGGCTACGCGGAGGGGACGTGGACCGACGCCGCCGTCCGCCGGTACGTCCGCGACGCCGGCGATCTGCTCGAGCGCCTGCACATCCTCACCCGCGCCGATGTCACCACGCGCAACCGTCGCAAGGCCCAGCGTCTCGCGTCGGCGTACGACGACATCGAGAAGCGCATCGCCGACCTCCGTGAGCAGGAGGAGCTCGATGCCATGCGGCCGGAGCTCGACGGAAACCGGATCCAGGAGATACTCGGCATCTCTCCCGGTCGAGAGGTCGGCGAGGCGTACCGATTCCTTCTCGACCTGCGCCTCGACGAGGGTGTGCTCGGCCCCGATGTCGCCGAGCAGCGCCTGCGCGACTGGTGGGCCGCCCGGGGCTGA